A portion of the Pseudarthrobacter sp. L1SW genome contains these proteins:
- the ligA gene encoding NAD-dependent DNA ligase LigA: MATRTTEPVEPEAVPSDSVRGEYEDLVDLVRKYRFAYYQEDAPLVSDAEFDELFRRLEEIEALHPELVANDSPTQEVGGEVSAAFAAVEHLQRMYSLEDVFSLEELEAWLTKAAAGIEKLGNGTLPAAWLTELKIDGLAVNLLYRDGKLVRAATRGDGTTGEDITHNVLTIKEIPQELQGSGFPAEMEVRGEVFIPSKEFAEFNEALIEAGKAPLANPRNAAAGSLRQKDPAETAKRPLKMFVHGIGAREGLEARSQSETYDLLKGWGLPVSPYSEVLGSLDEVLEFIKRYGDKRHKLLHEIDGIVIKVDDFATQRALGYTTRVPRWAVAYKYPPEEVHTKLLDIQVNVGRTGRVTPFGLMEPVKVAGSTVEMATLHNQDVVKAKGVKIGDIVVLRKAGDVIPEIVGPVLALRDQQDPPVRDFVMPTECPSCGTPLAPAKEGDVDIRCPNAKSCPSQLRERVFHLAGRGAFDIEALGWEAAIALTQPAEPEVPPLTSEAALFDLTPEDLAGVRIRREKRSKGVPTGEYELVPYFYSKGTAKTPSKPTATTEKLFKELDKAKAQPLWRVLVALSIRHVGPRASRALATAFGSMDAIRQASEEDLAHVDGVGPTIAAALKEWFAEDWHREIVDRWAAAGVRMEDERDESMPRTLEGLTVVVTGSLPNFSRDEAKEAILVRGGKAAGSVSKNTSYLVAGESAGTKLDKAEQLGVPVLDEDGFRRLLAGGPAALEGSADS, translated from the coding sequence ATCGCCACCCGCACCACGGAACCCGTCGAGCCGGAGGCTGTCCCGTCCGACTCCGTCCGCGGGGAGTACGAGGACCTGGTGGACCTGGTCAGGAAGTACCGGTTCGCGTACTACCAGGAAGACGCCCCGCTGGTCTCCGATGCCGAATTCGATGAGCTCTTCCGCCGCCTGGAGGAGATTGAGGCGCTCCACCCCGAACTCGTGGCCAACGATTCGCCCACGCAGGAGGTGGGCGGGGAAGTGTCCGCCGCATTCGCAGCCGTGGAGCACCTGCAGCGGATGTACAGCCTCGAGGACGTCTTTTCCCTCGAAGAACTCGAAGCCTGGCTCACTAAAGCGGCAGCCGGCATCGAGAAACTGGGTAACGGAACCCTGCCCGCAGCCTGGCTGACCGAGCTTAAGATCGACGGCCTGGCGGTCAACCTCCTGTACCGCGACGGAAAGCTGGTCCGCGCCGCCACCCGCGGCGATGGAACCACCGGTGAGGACATCACCCACAACGTCCTGACCATCAAGGAAATCCCGCAGGAGCTCCAGGGCAGCGGGTTTCCGGCAGAGATGGAAGTCCGGGGCGAGGTCTTCATCCCGTCCAAGGAATTCGCCGAGTTCAACGAGGCACTCATTGAAGCGGGCAAGGCGCCCTTGGCGAACCCCCGCAACGCAGCAGCAGGCTCCCTGCGGCAGAAGGACCCGGCAGAAACGGCCAAGCGCCCGCTGAAGATGTTCGTGCACGGCATCGGTGCACGGGAGGGCCTCGAGGCCCGCAGCCAGTCCGAAACCTATGACCTGCTGAAGGGGTGGGGCCTTCCCGTCAGCCCCTATTCCGAGGTGCTGGGCAGCCTGGACGAGGTCCTGGAATTCATCAAGCGGTACGGGGACAAACGCCACAAGCTGCTGCACGAGATCGACGGCATCGTCATCAAGGTGGATGACTTCGCCACCCAGCGGGCGCTCGGTTACACCACCAGGGTGCCGCGGTGGGCTGTCGCCTACAAGTACCCGCCTGAGGAAGTGCACACCAAACTGCTGGACATCCAGGTCAACGTGGGCCGCACCGGCCGCGTGACGCCCTTTGGCCTCATGGAGCCGGTCAAAGTGGCGGGCTCGACAGTGGAGATGGCCACCCTCCACAACCAGGACGTGGTGAAGGCCAAAGGCGTGAAAATCGGCGATATCGTGGTGCTGCGCAAGGCCGGCGATGTCATCCCGGAGATCGTGGGCCCCGTCCTTGCCCTCCGGGACCAGCAGGACCCTCCGGTCCGGGATTTCGTGATGCCCACCGAATGCCCCTCCTGCGGCACCCCGCTGGCCCCGGCCAAGGAGGGCGACGTGGACATCCGGTGCCCCAACGCCAAGTCCTGTCCGTCCCAGCTGCGGGAGCGGGTGTTCCACCTGGCCGGCCGCGGAGCCTTCGACATCGAGGCCCTTGGCTGGGAGGCGGCCATCGCACTGACCCAGCCGGCCGAACCCGAGGTTCCTCCGCTCACCTCGGAAGCTGCGCTGTTCGACCTCACCCCCGAGGACCTGGCCGGCGTCCGGATCCGGCGCGAGAAACGGTCAAAGGGCGTCCCCACCGGGGAATACGAACTTGTGCCCTACTTCTACAGCAAGGGCACGGCGAAGACCCCGTCCAAGCCAACGGCCACCACCGAGAAGCTCTTCAAGGAACTGGACAAGGCCAAGGCCCAGCCGCTGTGGCGGGTGCTGGTGGCCCTGTCCATCCGGCACGTCGGGCCGCGGGCCTCGCGCGCGTTGGCGACGGCGTTCGGCAGCATGGACGCCATCCGCCAGGCGTCCGAGGAAGACCTGGCACATGTTGACGGCGTAGGCCCCACCATCGCCGCAGCGCTGAAGGAATGGTTCGCTGAGGACTGGCACCGGGAGATCGTTGACCGCTGGGCAGCCGCCGGGGTCCGGATGGAGGACGAACGCGACGAGTCCATGCCGCGGACCCTGGAAGGACTGACCGTGGTTGTCACCGGGTCCCTGCCGAACTTCAGCCGCGACGAGGCCAAGGAAGCCATCCTGGTCAGGGGAGGCAAGGCGGCAGGTTCGGTGTCCAAGAACACCAGCTACCTGGTGGCCGGCGAAAGCGCCGGCACCAAACTGGACAAGGCCGAGCAGCTCGGCGTTCCCGTGCTGGACGAGGACGGCTTCCGCCGGCTCCTGGCCGGCGGCCCCGCCGCCCTGGAAGGAAGCGCCGACTCATGA
- a CDS encoding inositol monophosphatase family protein yields the protein MTSPTELLEIAKAAAAAGARVLAGRNAKELQASNKGDAGDWVTAFDVAAEHAVRDVISAARPRDSITGEEHGTTRPQAPSGYRWSIDPLDGTTNFIRNIVYYATSVAVADADGVWLAGVVNAPALGRTYYAARGHGAWLEEGGRVTRLDGPVPGRKGQILATGFSYDPAVRAEQAAFLAELLDGFADVRRLGSAALDLCLVADGTHDAYGERGLNEHDFSAGALIAEEAGCWVRRPRLASPLEGGPTDGDRLDAWTCAGGLELSGKFPL from the coding sequence ATGACCAGCCCCACGGAACTGCTGGAGATCGCCAAGGCGGCCGCGGCCGCGGGCGCCCGGGTCCTGGCCGGCAGGAACGCCAAGGAACTGCAGGCCAGCAACAAGGGCGACGCCGGCGACTGGGTCACCGCGTTCGACGTCGCCGCTGAGCACGCGGTGCGGGACGTCATCTCGGCAGCACGGCCGCGGGACAGCATCACCGGTGAGGAGCATGGAACCACCCGGCCGCAAGCACCCAGCGGTTACCGCTGGTCCATCGACCCGCTGGACGGCACCACCAACTTCATCCGCAACATCGTCTACTACGCCACGTCGGTGGCGGTGGCGGATGCCGACGGCGTCTGGCTGGCCGGCGTCGTCAACGCCCCGGCGCTGGGCCGCACCTACTACGCCGCCAGAGGCCACGGCGCCTGGCTTGAGGAAGGCGGCAGGGTCACCCGGCTGGACGGGCCCGTTCCCGGCCGGAAGGGGCAGATCCTTGCCACGGGCTTCAGCTACGATCCCGCCGTCCGCGCCGAGCAGGCTGCCTTCCTCGCCGAACTGCTGGACGGTTTCGCGGATGTCCGGCGGCTGGGGTCCGCGGCCCTGGACCTGTGCCTCGTTGCGGACGGCACCCATGACGCCTATGGAGAGCGCGGCCTCAACGAGCACGACTTCTCCGCCGGGGCGCTGATCGCGGAAGAGGCCGGCTGCTGGGTCCGGCGGCCCCGCCTTGCCAGCCCGCTGGAGGGTGGCCCCACGGACGGGGACCGGCTGGACGCCTGGACCTGCGCCGGCGGCCTGGAGCTCTCCGGCAAGTTTCCGCTCTGA
- a CDS encoding GNAT family N-acetyltransferase has translation MQPQITVRPAVATDYDAVARITRDSYLAAGYFEDANHPYMRKVQDVALRAGSATIWVAERDGEVVGSVTLARAGEPYADIALEDELEFRMLVVDPAVQRSGAGKAMVAAIIEYARSLPGIRAVALTTGATWESAHGLYRKTGFSRVPERDWLVPGTDIKLLVYRLDL, from the coding sequence GTGCAGCCGCAGATAACAGTCCGTCCCGCCGTCGCAACAGATTACGACGCCGTTGCCCGCATCACGCGTGATTCCTACCTTGCGGCGGGCTACTTCGAGGACGCCAACCACCCGTACATGCGCAAGGTCCAGGACGTTGCGCTGCGGGCCGGAAGCGCCACCATCTGGGTGGCCGAGCGGGACGGCGAGGTGGTCGGTTCGGTGACGCTGGCCCGTGCAGGGGAACCGTACGCGGACATCGCGCTGGAGGATGAGCTGGAGTTCCGGATGCTGGTGGTGGACCCGGCGGTGCAGCGCAGCGGTGCCGGCAAGGCCATGGTGGCGGCCATCATCGAGTACGCCCGGTCGCTTCCCGGCATCAGGGCCGTTGCCCTGACCACGGGAGCAACCTGGGAGAGCGCCCACGGCCTGTACCGCAAGACAGGCTTCAGCCGGGTCCCGGAGCGTGACTGGCTGGTCCCCGGAACTGACATAAAACTGCTGGTTTACCGGCTGGACCTGTAG
- a CDS encoding RidA family protein gives MRKTFGTGSVWEQTLGYSRAVQVDNTLYISATAASGEDGIVGEDFYTQTQYILQKLGKVLADAGFSFEDVVQSKLYLTDISKWEDAGRAHGEVFGDIRPTLSLVHVLPFLDPRMLVEIELVAQKAS, from the coding sequence ATGCGCAAGACCTTCGGCACCGGCTCCGTCTGGGAGCAGACCCTCGGCTATTCCCGGGCCGTCCAGGTGGACAACACCCTCTACATCTCAGCCACCGCTGCCAGCGGCGAGGACGGGATCGTGGGCGAGGACTTCTACACCCAGACCCAGTACATCCTCCAGAAGCTCGGCAAAGTCCTGGCCGACGCCGGCTTCAGCTTCGAGGACGTGGTCCAGTCCAAGCTGTACCTCACGGACATCAGCAAGTGGGAAGACGCAGGCCGGGCCCACGGCGAGGTTTTCGGCGACATCCGCCCCACGCTGTCCCTGGTGCACGTCCTGCCGTTCCTGGACCCCAGGATGCTCGTGGAAATCGAGCTTGTGGCGCAGAAGGCCAGCTAG
- a CDS encoding response regulator, which translates to MPEDFRVLIVDDDFHVAKLHAAYVDSVAGFLALAPVGTASLALQSIHSLRPDLVLLDVYLPDASGLDLLQQLDVDTIMLSAASDADSVRTAFRRGALGYLLKPFTSEALSRQLRSYARYRRLLAQPGALDQDAVERAKRALIPGDVTPSSKPRSATEAAVLESLVPGEQYSAAEVAGRVGVSRATAQRYLSSLADDGAVDIQLRYGTTGRPEHRYGLPATS; encoded by the coding sequence ATGCCTGAAGACTTTCGGGTGCTGATCGTTGACGACGACTTCCATGTGGCCAAGCTGCACGCGGCATATGTGGATTCCGTGGCAGGATTCCTGGCGCTGGCCCCGGTGGGCACGGCGTCGCTGGCCCTGCAGTCCATCCACAGCCTGCGGCCGGACCTTGTGCTGCTGGACGTCTACCTGCCGGATGCCTCCGGCCTGGACCTGCTCCAGCAGCTGGACGTGGACACCATCATGCTGAGCGCGGCCTCCGATGCCGACTCCGTCCGGACGGCGTTCCGCCGCGGAGCCCTGGGCTACCTGCTGAAGCCGTTCACGTCCGAAGCCCTGTCCCGCCAGCTGCGGTCCTATGCCCGGTACCGGCGCCTGCTGGCGCAGCCCGGGGCGCTGGACCAGGACGCTGTGGAGCGTGCCAAGCGGGCCCTGATCCCGGGCGATGTCACGCCGTCGTCAAAACCGCGTTCGGCCACGGAGGCAGCGGTGCTGGAATCGCTGGTGCCCGGGGAGCAGTATTCGGCAGCGGAGGTGGCCGGCCGGGTGGGCGTCTCGCGCGCCACCGCCCAGCGGTACCTGTCCTCCCTGGCGGACGACGGCGCCGTGGACATCCAGCTGCGCTACGGGACCACGGGCAGGCCGGAGCACCGCTACGGCCTGCCGGCAACGTCCTAA
- a CDS encoding ATP-binding protein, with translation MQRSSRRAPLRFSTQTLLLQLSVVLLVVLFSTAVHAWLTYDRVGSEAENQALTLARTVASDASVRADVLAISQQPGTPPPSQLAAGPLMEAAEAARARTGALFVVITDETGLRLAHPDRQRLGEKVSTDPSEALAGREVTTRNTGTLGPSAGAKVPVYAPDGTTVVGEVSVGYSMETVGQSLARDIGPVAVTAAGALLAGVLGSFLLRRRLQRLTLGLEPEEISTLVHDQVAVLEGVDDGVIGVSADGRISVFNTAAQRLLGLPDLAGSRWDEAPVPDQLKSLTRPGSDGTKRPGPEALELVAGGRVLVANARKALHRREDLGWVVMLRDRTELQQLTRQLDAVGTMSTALRAQRHEFANQLHTIAGFMSIGQHQQAREYLARLAATGPLKFPVDQAELLQDPYLQAFVGAKGVEADERGVALRIGPETLVRGQVAEPQDVTTVLGNLIDNAVNAAVAGSSADRWVELEVLDEPDDDGGTLHIVVADSGDGLAEGTDPEAFFAEGFSTASGPLARNGRGGGQGFGLALARQLARRRGGDVKLLDPGTTGGPGAVFMATLPRTTAGRAGRNITGATGKDTNA, from the coding sequence ATGCAGCGTTCCAGCCGGCGCGCGCCGCTGCGGTTCTCCACCCAGACCCTCCTGCTGCAACTGTCCGTGGTGCTGCTGGTTGTCCTGTTCAGCACTGCGGTGCATGCGTGGCTGACCTACGACCGCGTGGGCAGCGAGGCGGAGAACCAGGCGCTGACCCTGGCCCGCACGGTGGCCTCCGACGCTTCGGTGCGGGCGGACGTGCTGGCCATCAGCCAGCAGCCGGGCACTCCCCCGCCGTCCCAGCTGGCCGCCGGCCCCCTCATGGAGGCAGCCGAAGCCGCGCGGGCGCGGACCGGTGCCCTGTTCGTGGTGATTACCGACGAGACCGGCCTCCGGCTGGCCCACCCGGACCGGCAGCGGCTCGGTGAGAAGGTCAGCACCGATCCGTCCGAGGCCTTGGCCGGCCGGGAGGTCACCACCCGGAACACAGGGACGCTGGGACCCTCCGCGGGGGCGAAGGTTCCCGTCTACGCTCCGGACGGCACCACCGTGGTGGGCGAGGTCAGCGTGGGCTACTCCATGGAAACCGTGGGACAGAGCCTGGCCCGCGATATCGGTCCGGTGGCCGTCACGGCGGCCGGCGCACTGCTCGCCGGCGTCCTGGGGTCTTTCCTGCTGCGCCGCCGGCTGCAGCGGCTCACCCTGGGGCTGGAACCCGAAGAGATCAGCACGCTGGTCCACGACCAGGTGGCCGTGCTCGAAGGCGTGGACGACGGCGTCATTGGCGTTTCGGCCGACGGCCGGATCAGCGTGTTCAACACCGCGGCGCAGCGGCTGCTGGGGTTGCCGGACCTCGCCGGAAGCCGCTGGGACGAGGCGCCGGTTCCGGACCAGCTGAAGTCGCTGACCCGGCCAGGGTCCGACGGAACGAAACGTCCCGGCCCGGAGGCCCTGGAACTGGTGGCCGGCGGGCGGGTGCTGGTGGCCAACGCCCGCAAGGCCCTGCACCGGCGGGAGGACCTGGGCTGGGTGGTGATGCTGCGGGACCGCACCGAGCTGCAGCAGCTCACCCGGCAGCTGGACGCCGTGGGAACCATGTCCACCGCATTGCGGGCCCAGCGCCATGAGTTCGCCAACCAGCTGCACACCATCGCCGGATTCATGAGCATCGGCCAGCACCAGCAGGCCCGCGAGTACCTGGCCCGGCTGGCTGCCACCGGCCCGTTGAAGTTCCCGGTGGACCAGGCGGAACTGCTCCAGGACCCCTACCTCCAGGCGTTCGTGGGGGCCAAGGGCGTGGAGGCGGACGAGCGGGGCGTGGCCCTGCGGATCGGCCCGGAGACCCTGGTCCGCGGTCAGGTTGCAGAACCCCAGGACGTCACCACCGTACTGGGCAACCTGATCGACAACGCGGTCAACGCTGCGGTGGCCGGCTCCTCGGCGGACCGCTGGGTTGAGCTGGAGGTGCTGGACGAGCCGGACGACGACGGCGGCACGCTGCACATCGTCGTCGCCGACTCGGGTGACGGGCTGGCGGAGGGAACGGACCCGGAGGCCTTCTTCGCCGAAGGGTTCAGCACGGCGTCCGGGCCGCTGGCCCGGAACGGCCGCGGCGGCGGCCAGGGGTTTGGGCTGGCCCTGGCGCGGCAGCTGGCCCGGCGCCGCGGCGGGGACGTCAAACTGCTGGATCCGGGCACCACAGGTGGACCCGGGGCAGTCTTCATGGCCACGCTGCCGCGAACAACCGCGGGACGGGCCGGCAGGAACATCACGGGGGCAACCGGAAAGGACACCAATGCCTGA
- a CDS encoding CitMHS family transporter, whose product MLVLLGFAMIAVFMVLIMTKKLTPVLALIIVPTVFGLFAGAGLGIGDMVMDSMKSMTSTAALLMFAIIYFGLMIDVGLFDPLVRFILRKLGNDPAKVVLGTAILAAAVSLDGDGSTTFILTTAAMLPIYLRLKMSPVVLTCVAGLANGTMNIVPWGGPTARAATALKIDVNDVFVPMIPSLLAGIAVVMAFAWVLGLQERNRLRATHPEIWAVPETAEGFDGGAPAGGSGSLGNASGRGRKAGNPGGAAPAVGSSSVAVLERAEAPADAQDAGLADTALDPNRATLRPRLFWFNLVLTVAVMGMLIADLVPLPYVFMVGSAIALLVNFPRVKDQATQIVAHAPSIVAVVSMVMAAAVLTGVLTGTGMVEAMSAWLVQIIPSSMGPLMAVITGVLSIPMTFFMSNDAFYFGVLPVLSETAGHYGISAAEMARASITGQPFHMQSPLVPAILLLVSLAKVDLGDHHKKVLWRSAVVSLVMLGIGMLTGAIGIG is encoded by the coding sequence GTGCTGGTATTACTTGGATTCGCCATGATCGCGGTATTCATGGTGCTGATCATGACGAAGAAGTTGACGCCAGTGCTGGCGTTGATCATCGTCCCCACTGTTTTTGGTCTTTTTGCGGGCGCCGGCCTGGGCATCGGAGACATGGTGATGGACTCCATGAAGTCCATGACCTCCACCGCAGCCCTGCTCATGTTCGCCATCATCTACTTCGGCCTGATGATCGACGTCGGGCTCTTTGATCCGCTGGTCCGGTTCATCCTCCGGAAGCTGGGGAACGACCCCGCCAAGGTTGTCCTGGGAACCGCCATCCTCGCCGCCGCCGTATCCCTGGACGGCGACGGCTCCACCACCTTCATCCTCACCACCGCCGCGATGCTGCCGATCTACCTCCGGCTGAAGATGAGCCCCGTGGTCCTCACCTGCGTGGCGGGCCTGGCCAACGGCACCATGAACATCGTGCCGTGGGGCGGCCCCACCGCCCGTGCAGCCACCGCCCTGAAGATCGACGTCAACGACGTCTTCGTCCCCATGATCCCGTCCCTCCTCGCGGGCATCGCCGTCGTCATGGCCTTCGCGTGGGTCCTCGGACTGCAGGAGCGCAACCGCCTCCGCGCCACCCACCCTGAAATCTGGGCCGTACCGGAAACTGCTGAAGGGTTCGACGGCGGCGCGCCGGCGGGCGGCAGCGGCAGCTTGGGCAACGCTTCAGGCCGCGGACGCAAGGCGGGAAACCCCGGCGGAGCAGCCCCCGCCGTCGGCAGCTCTTCCGTTGCAGTCCTGGAACGCGCCGAAGCTCCCGCGGACGCGCAGGACGCCGGGCTGGCGGACACGGCCCTGGACCCCAACCGCGCCACGCTCCGGCCCAGGCTGTTCTGGTTCAACCTGGTCCTCACGGTGGCCGTGATGGGGATGCTCATCGCCGACCTCGTGCCCCTGCCGTACGTCTTTATGGTGGGCTCGGCCATCGCCCTGCTGGTGAACTTCCCCCGTGTCAAGGACCAGGCCACGCAAATCGTGGCCCATGCGCCGTCGATCGTTGCCGTGGTCAGCATGGTCATGGCTGCGGCAGTGCTTACCGGCGTCCTGACCGGTACCGGCATGGTGGAAGCGATGTCCGCGTGGCTGGTGCAGATCATCCCGTCCAGCATGGGCCCGCTGATGGCCGTCATCACCGGCGTCCTCAGCATCCCCATGACGTTCTTCATGAGCAACGACGCCTTCTACTTCGGCGTCCTGCCGGTCCTGAGCGAGACCGCCGGCCACTACGGCATCAGCGCTGCGGAAATGGCCCGGGCATCCATCACGGGCCAGCCCTTCCACATGCAGAGCCCGCTGGTTCCCGCCATCCTGCTCCTGGTCTCGCTGGCGAAGGTGGACCTAGGCGACCACCACAAGAAAGTCCTGTGGCGCAGCGCGGTGGTGTCCCTGGTCATGCTGGGAATTGGCATGCTGACTGGAGCCATCGGAATCGGTTAG
- the gatC gene encoding Asp-tRNA(Asn)/Glu-tRNA(Gln) amidotransferase subunit GatC, translating into MAAINRDDVAHLARLAHIEMSAQELDRMAGELAVIVDSVKSVSEAAGDDVPATSHPIPLANVFREDVVGHTFTAEQALSGAPDSDDNRFKVPAILDEA; encoded by the coding sequence ATGGCTGCGATCAACCGTGACGATGTTGCGCACCTCGCGCGCCTCGCTCACATTGAGATGAGTGCTCAAGAGCTGGACAGGATGGCCGGAGAACTCGCCGTCATCGTTGATTCGGTCAAGTCGGTCAGCGAAGCCGCGGGGGACGATGTCCCGGCAACCTCGCACCCGATTCCGCTGGCCAACGTGTTCCGCGAGGACGTGGTGGGCCACACCTTCACGGCGGAACAGGCACTCTCCGGCGCGCCGGACTCCGATGACAACCGTTTCAAGGTCCCGGCAATCCTGGATGAGGCATAA
- the gatA gene encoding Asp-tRNA(Asn)/Glu-tRNA(Gln) amidotransferase subunit GatA: MTDTNTLIRLSAAELAEKLAAGEVTSVEVTQAYLDRIAEVDGGARGVNAFLHINAEEALAVAAEVDAIRAAGGAEAEALHVLAGVPIAVKDLIVTVGQPTTAGSKILEGWHSPYDATVVERLRAAKMPILGKTNLDEFAMGSSTEHSAFGPTRNPWDLERIPGGSGGGSAAAVAAFEAPLALGTDTGGSIRQPGAVTGTVGVKPTYGSVSRYGAIAMASSLDQIGPVSRTVLDSALLHQVIGGHDPRDSTSLPDPLADLVAAAKTGNVEGLRIGIIKELHGEGYQAGVENRFNDALELLKEAGAEIVEVSCPNFQYALGAYYLIMPSEASSNLAKFDGVRYGLRVLPEEGPMTIERVMAATRAAGFGDEVKRRIILGTYALSAGYYDAYYGSAQKVRTLVQRDFDAAFTVADVLISPTAPTTAFRLGEKLDDPLAMYLNDVATIPANLAGVPGLSLPGGLADEDGLPVGIQLLAPAREDARLYRVGAVLESLLEAKWGGPLLAQAPALAAAVARPVETLVGSQEAK; encoded by the coding sequence ATGACTGACACCAACACACTCATCCGCCTCTCCGCCGCCGAGCTGGCCGAAAAGCTCGCAGCCGGCGAGGTCACCTCCGTCGAGGTCACCCAGGCGTACCTGGACCGGATCGCCGAGGTGGACGGCGGCGCACGGGGCGTCAACGCGTTCCTGCACATCAACGCGGAGGAGGCGCTCGCCGTCGCCGCCGAGGTGGACGCCATCCGCGCCGCCGGCGGGGCCGAGGCCGAAGCCCTGCATGTCCTCGCGGGCGTGCCCATCGCCGTGAAGGACCTCATCGTCACGGTGGGCCAGCCCACCACCGCGGGATCGAAGATCCTCGAAGGCTGGCACAGCCCGTACGACGCCACCGTCGTCGAGCGCCTGCGCGCCGCGAAGATGCCCATCCTGGGCAAGACCAACCTCGATGAGTTCGCCATGGGCTCCTCCACGGAGCACTCCGCTTTCGGTCCCACCCGCAACCCGTGGGACCTGGAACGGATTCCCGGCGGTTCCGGTGGCGGCTCCGCTGCCGCGGTCGCTGCCTTCGAGGCCCCGCTGGCCCTTGGCACCGATACCGGCGGGTCCATCCGCCAGCCCGGCGCCGTCACCGGCACCGTGGGCGTGAAGCCCACGTACGGCAGCGTGTCCCGCTACGGGGCCATCGCCATGGCGTCCTCGCTGGACCAGATCGGGCCGGTTTCCCGGACCGTCCTGGACTCCGCGCTCCTGCACCAGGTCATCGGCGGGCACGATCCCCGCGATTCCACCTCGCTGCCGGACCCGCTCGCCGACCTCGTTGCCGCTGCGAAAACGGGCAATGTTGAGGGCCTCCGGATCGGCATCATCAAGGAACTCCACGGCGAGGGCTACCAGGCCGGCGTCGAAAACCGCTTCAACGATGCCCTGGAACTGCTCAAGGAGGCCGGCGCGGAAATCGTTGAGGTGTCCTGCCCCAACTTCCAGTACGCCCTGGGCGCCTACTACCTGATCATGCCTTCCGAGGCGTCCTCCAACCTCGCCAAGTTCGACGGCGTCCGGTACGGCCTGCGCGTCCTCCCCGAGGAGGGCCCCATGACCATTGAACGCGTCATGGCTGCCACCCGCGCCGCCGGTTTCGGTGATGAAGTGAAGCGCCGCATCATCCTGGGCACCTATGCGCTGTCCGCCGGCTACTACGACGCCTACTACGGTTCGGCCCAGAAGGTCCGCACCCTGGTACAGCGCGATTTCGACGCCGCCTTCACCGTGGCAGACGTCCTGATTTCGCCCACGGCCCCCACCACGGCCTTCCGCCTTGGCGAGAAGCTGGACGATCCGCTGGCCATGTACCTGAACGACGTCGCCACCATCCCGGCCAACCTTGCCGGCGTTCCCGGGCTGTCCCTGCCGGGCGGCCTGGCGGACGAGGATGGGTTGCCCGTGGGCATCCAGCTGCTGGCCCCTGCCCGCGAGGACGCCCGCCTGTACCGGGTGGGCGCCGTCCTGGAATCGCTGCTCGAGGCGAAGTGGGGCGGCCCGCTGCTGGCGCAGGCCCCGGCCTTGGCCGCCGCCGTGGCCCGGCCTGTCGAAACCCTTGTTGGAAGCCAGGAGGCAAAATAA